The nucleotide sequence TAAATATGAAACAATTATATCTCTCGACCTCCTAGattaattaattctaaaatataacatgtattaaatatgatatatgtatgttttggacattttttattaaaataaatttgtttttttcttatattaacaTAATATCTCAATATGATAAGTTTCATGTTATATgtacaatatatttaaaattaataaaataatgtgttgtaatatgttattttttttgttaagatcTCAACTCATTAGTTCCATTATATCtagtttgtatatttatgtTCTGTAAAACACAACGAGAGGACATACATATATTGCTTTTGAATCACATATTCTTGTTAATGATTGTTAAAATCTGGACAGATTATATCATATTTACTTGCAACGGGTTCGGCAGCTGGATTTGGAGTGAGCAAAGATTTGAAAGATACATACTTAGCATTAATAGATTTTGATTCAACAGATccagtggataacttcttcagtaAAGGATACGCATCAGCCAGTCTTCTTCTCTTTGCTTTCGTATCTCTTGCCGTTTTATCAGTTTTCTCATCTCTTGTTCTTTCCAAACGACCAATTCAAGTCTCATAAACACACGTATCATTTTAACCGTGTATGCTTTCTTCATTATGATTCGTGCATGCTTTCTCCCACCAATCGTGGAACTTGATCAGATtatatatatgcttttcaaGATGTATTGGTTACGTTACCAAAATAAGAGATTCTTAATTTTGACAAGAAGGTCTCATTGTTATTTCTGGTTTACTATTTCTGTAATGCCTTTTTGGGGGTTATCTAGTTATCTGTATTATTAATATGAAATATCACCCTGGTCCCCTCAAATAATGATGATGTTAATTTAATCTCAAAGAAAGCCCACTTAAAactcttacaaataattaattaactacTATCGGGACATAATCCAATATTTAGTTGTGACGATGGTTGAAAAATTGGAGCAGCATGCATGCTTAGAACACGATTTATGGGGGTTCTTAGGGTagagttcttatattccgctaagaactccacCCTAAGAACTCTCCATTAATTATGCTCTTAGGATCAACATATTAGACATCTAACTTATAACTGGCCGTGGCACTATAGTAGGATATAGCTAGAAGATTCTTGATATATTATGGTTAATATTGTAACGTggatataaataatatttacatatatatatttgtatctatctaaattataaaatatctcTAGTATAAAGATACTTCCTTCTTTATATTCGAATCTTTATCCCAAAAAATGAAGAACAAAGTGAAATGATCATCCGTACCATATGTAACTAATCAATCTTGCACGACGTCCAGTCTTACAATGTAATCGGTAAATAACTCGGGTCCGATGAGAACATAACCCTTAACTTATTTAGGTATTGTATTAAATCTAACACTTTAATTCGTTCCTTAACTATGATAAGATTTTGAtacttttaaaatgttatgcATGGCTTTTTAAATATACATGTAGCTAAAAAGCATTAGAATTGAATAGGAGTAATTTATAATCGAATTCATAAAAGTTAAGTGAATGAAAAATTCCAATAAAAAGTAGCCTTATATAAAAGTTGTAGAAGTGGACTCCAATTTCTCTTTCTAAGTGTAAACTGGTTATATATTAATGGGAATGCTGATGGCAAGATTGGACGCCGTTACTCAAGAAGCATTTCCTTGGATTTCATCAATCAGAGGACTAGTGGCACATATGTAGCAAGCATATGGTGAACTCTTATTATACTTCTTTTGAACATTATGAACTGattatatatgatattaatgctactttctttattaaaaaacGACCAAATTCTTATCATTTGGTGAAAccgtgtttttattttcaccGCTAGATGTTCAAGTCCGAATGCAAGTTGTAAGGATAGGAGTGTAGATAATCCCATTTGAAAACCGAAAAATGTATTTATGTATAGTCAAAAAGAACGATTTGAAgatattctttttgtttatcAAAATAGCATGTCCGCCATTTCTATATAagcaacaacaaacaaaaatctttGTTAAAAACAACATTATTGAATATTGAGTATATATACctaatatagatagatagatcaTAGATGTATATCCctctaatataaaaaatataaattagttgaACGCGTTAATCAAGTTCGTCACGACTtcaatactaaaaaaaaatgtttgacgTTGACATTAATAGAAAGATCAACTTCTATCTTTCTAGTCAACGAGATTATTTTGCTTATAAATTAGTTGGCATTCCATGTATTGTAATATATCTAATTAATTCTCAAGCATTTTCTTCATATTTCCTTCTATAGTTTCTCCTTTAAAAAGTTTCttacaaaaacattttaaaatctgTAATCATATATGGCACCACCACCACCTGTTTCATTGAAGGTAGTAAACCTTCTACTGAGGGTTCTGACGGCAATTTTCCTAGTTATATCTGTCATCGTCCTCACCACCAATAGCGTAACCATCGGATCTATCAAATTTCATTTCAATGATGTTTATGCTTATAGGTAAAATGATCCAACctctttattaatattttttcttcctTTATTTGTACAATCTTGTTATTGTAAACTGAAATTTCATTTAACTAATTTACTTACTTTGTAATCTTGAAGATATATGCTAGCCGCAGCTGTCATCGGACTGATTTACGCTGTCATACAACTTATATTCACAATCTGCCAATTCGCCACTGGAGTGACAAACTCATTTACTTATCAACTCGATTTTTACGGTGACAAAGTATTCACTTTATAATCTCTAAcaaatttataatcaaatatCACATAAAtggagaaaatattataatatataatctaaTCTCTTGAACGTAATTATTCTTTTGAATCGATGAAGCTTACCTGAAAATGTGTCTTTTTAATTAGTGATGATTTTGCTCTTGGCAGTTAGTATCATATCTAGTGGCGACGGGTTCGGCAGCTGGATTTGGAGTAACCAAAGATTTGAAAGATGCATTTATAGCGTTGGTTGCATTAGATTCGACTGATCCTGTGGATGAGTTCTTCAGCAAAGGATATGCATCAGCCAGTCTTCTTCTCTTTGCTTTCCTCTGTCTCGCCGTTTTATCTGTTTTCTCGTCTTTAGCCATTGCCAAACGATCATTTTAATTCTCATCATGAAAAACACAAATTAATGCTTTAAAATCTGATTTGATTATATAGCTTTGTCCCAATGTTATGTGTTGTTATTCATTCTGTAAACAACTTACGATTGTTTTTGTTACCAAAGTCTAATAAGTGTTGATCTAATGCATGTTAAGTAATTCAACTGCTGTGTGTTAAATCGACGCCATGTTATGATATAAGTTATATACACTCCCAATTAGCATGTTATCAAAATAACTTCGACATTTTAAGATCCACATCAATTATATTGTGTTAACACGTTACTTAACTAAAATTCTGAAATTTTTGGTTATGTCACAAGTTGACCAGTTTCTCTTAAATAAAACTGATACTACAATACATGCATGTTTTGGATCAAATACAAGTATGTGGATtaaaaatttcgaaaataatctCTTTTAATGTATAAGTATACATTGCTTTGCACCGAGCAAAAATATACACGCTTTTGACCATTCACCCCTAGATTGGAATATCCTTGTATTGTTGAAACGTTAAATGTAAGTTTTACACCCTAGCGGTTATATAAAACCCTTATTGGTTCAAATATATTACCAAATTAATAACTACTATATCTTAACCCGTAAACCTACTCATAAGATTTGAATTACTTAGATGAGTTTATTGAAGTTTGGTACATAACAAACAATATCTTTTACATTCGTTTGGTAAGCTAGACGTGGGGATCGATCGTTTCAGCACGTCTGCAATAGTATAATACAATATACTTATTTggtatatttaaattatatgcgctttttttttgacattgaCTTTAATTAATGTTCTTATCCCACCGAGAAAAAGTCAACTCATATCTCTCTAAGTTACAAAAAATTGAcatttagttataaaaattgACATTTCATGTCTTGTTCAAACATCTCAGGCTTATCTTCTGCTTACTCTTTGATTACCaggtttataagaaaataccTATTAAATGCCTTGAATAGCTACTTATTTTTTACATGGCACCACCCTTGGTTTCTCTCAGAGTAGTACTCCTTTCTCTTAGAGTTTTGACTGTGGCTTTCCTTGTCATAACTGTCATCATCCTAAGCACCAACAGCGTCACCATTGTATCTCAAGGAAACTCATTgaaatttcatttcaaagatGTTTATGCCTATAGGTAACAACACCCTACGAACCTCttgacttttcttttcttcctttttcttcGGTATAGTTTTTATGCAGGTTGATTAGTTTGATTGAGATTAAAACATGTCACAAACCGTTAATTGGGTGGAAGCTTCGTGCGTCGAATGATATGTCAAGAATCAAGACGTAGTAAACTCATTTATAAGTTTTCTTATGATGATTCActtaattgttattttgttttcttgaatgCTTGAAGATACATGTTTTCAGCCGCTATCATTGGATTACTTTACGCTGTCATACAACTGTTCTTCTCAATCTCTGAACTCGCCACCAGAACTAAAAACCCTTTCAATTATCAACTGGATTTTTACGGTGACAAGGTAAATAAGAATATGCTTTTTTGAACCTATAATCAACAAAGCTTGACTGAAATGTGTTTTCTAATTAATGGTATTTGGACAGATAATATCATATCTAGTGGCAACTGGTTCGGCGGCTGGATTTGGAGTGACCAAAGATTTAAAAGATACATTTCTAGCATTAGTCGTATTGGATTCGACTGATCCTGTAGATAAGCTCTTCAGCAGAGGATACGCATCGGCTAGTATGCTTCTCTTTGCTTTCTTCTGCCTCGCTGTTTTATCTGTTTTTTCATCACACACCATTGCCAAACACCAGTTAAGTTAAGTTCCATCATTATTCACTCATACTCTCTTCGATTGGATCATATGGCTTTGTGGCTATGTAATGTGTTGGTGCAATTCTTTAAGCAATTTGACTTTTTATGGAATCTCAAGTATAGTGCTGGTTCAAGAGAAAATACGGattagtttgttttaaaattcatgattCCAACACGAATCTAAAAATGTGTAAAAAACAAACTGAACATTAGTAGTAGTACATATGCAATGACAATATACGTTTCATATAAGCGATTAAGGTGTAAACAATTGCTTTGCTGAAGAGCcaaatttgtatttattaaaatcaagAAATGAAAGCACTATGTCCTAGCTTATATATGTCATATGTGCTTTGAGCTACATATCTGACCAAGGCCCAATATAAATATGAGTAGAATATTTAATTAACCTGAAACAAACCGAACCTAATTGAAATGAAATGATTTTGATTAGGGCTAAAATTATAGTCTTACTAGTTACTACAATCAACACTCTAATTCTACAATGCCCACTTCTATGGATATTTGTATGTAATTAACCATATCCAAATTTGTGAATATCCGAAACAAATCAATACGATTATCAAATCGAACAGAATATTACAGAAACAGGCAATGTTAGTGGAGAAAAGAATGATATATTAATTGTAAAGCCTAAACCACGAAACCAACCCCAAATAGGACACCAACGGATATCTGAGACTTGTCTAAGCActatcttatcttttttttcgaaacacttttttttttgaaacacgagCACAATCTTATctactcttttctttttatattatatataacatcTTTTCACTCTATATGCATGCTAAACCTTTTCTTAGACAATGTAAGTGATACTTTCCTTTGGCTACTTCGATTTCATAGCCTCAAATGCTGTCAATTCAAGCAAATACTCTAGATGatatttttatgattagttGTCACACAagaaaattgatataaaattaattatttactgGCGCAGGTGGTGGCAGGATGAATAAATTTTAGACCCCACTATACCACTTGTTTTGGCGGAGATGCAGATATCATTATTCGGTTATTTCTTCGGTTTTAATTCTTTGAATATATATTGTTCTTCTTATAATCATGGAAAGACTCAATTAATCTTTCAATATAAACTAGTAGACTATCACAAATATTGGTTCTTTAAGTTTTTGATATTGTTGTAATTTATAAAAGATGCCGTTGAATATCTAGTTTTGAGATATGTTTTGTTGGTTGATGTTTTCTTGTCAATAGCTCTTTTATCGAATAACA is from Brassica napus cultivar Da-Ae chromosome A4, Da-Ae, whole genome shotgun sequence and encodes:
- the LOC106447468 gene encoding CASP-like protein 4D2, whose translation is MAPPLVSLRVVLLSLRVLTVAFLVITVIILSTNSVTIVSQGNSLKFHFKDVYAYRYMFSAAIIGLLYAVIQLFFSISELATRTKNPFNYQLDFYGDKIISYLVATGSAAGFGVTKDLKDTFLALVVLDSTDPVDKLFSRGYASASMLLFAFFCLAVLSVFSSHTIAKHQLS
- the LOC106447467 gene encoding CASP-like protein 4D2, yielding MAPPPPVSLKVVNLLLRVLTAIFLVISVIVLTTNSVTIGSIKFHFNDVYAYRYMLAAAVIGLIYAVIQLIFTICQFATGVTNSFTYQLDFYGDKLVSYLVATGSAAGFGVTKDLKDAFIALVALDSTDPVDEFFSKGYASASLLLFAFLCLAVLSVFSSLAIAKRSF